The Rhipicephalus sanguineus isolate Rsan-2018 chromosome 7, BIME_Rsan_1.4, whole genome shotgun sequence genome includes a window with the following:
- the LOC119400083 gene encoding LOW QUALITY PROTEIN: allatostatin-A receptor-like (The sequence of the model RefSeq protein was modified relative to this genomic sequence to represent the inferred CDS: deleted 1 base in 1 codon), with translation MHGYTEELSYAAEDHKGDPQPPTPAGTVTHYASSDPIKLLATLVKQTAVAAASNLCNSTASCAGVVDSRNASPDAAYLDGDEDDFFEYPGNRAVEEVLGIVVPILFGAIAVIGFFGNALVVLVVLCNPQMRSTTNILIINLAMADLLFIVFCVPFTGWDYTLNYWPFGDVWCRVVQYLVIVCAYASIYTLVLMSLDRFLAVVHPITSMSVRTERNAYLAILFTWVVILLACIPALFSHGMIVLNDSFSSCTFRVDLGYNIAAFQISFFMSSFVIPLALIFILYVLMLKRLWFGAAPGGRVSAESVRSKKRVTRLVVVVVVVFAVCWCPVQVVLVLKSVDIYGLPMNPPRIVVQIASQILAYTNSCVNPFLYAFLSDNFRKSFRKVIFCYRKTQAAVGSCPTRTRGEEIDFAERETLANPANKAPKIMNDIL, from the exons ATGCACGGCTATACCGAAGAGCTTTCGTACGCCGCCGAAGACCACAAGGGCGACCCCCAGCCACCGACGCCTGCCGGTACCGTAACTCACTATGCCAGCTCGGATCCAATCAAGCTGCTGGCAACGCTCGTTAAACAGACCGCGGTCGCAGCGGCCTCGAACCTTTGCAACAGTACCGCGTCTTGCGCCGGTGTCGTCGACTCGAGGAACGCCAGTCCGGACGCGGCGTACCTGGACGGCGACGAGGACGACTTCTTCGAGTACCCCGGGAACCGGGCCGTCGAAGAGGTGTTG GGAATCGTGGTTCCCATCTTGTTCGGTGCCATCGCCGTTATCGGCTTCTTCGGCAACGCCCTAGTCGTGCTCGTCGTGCTGTGCAACCCGCAGATGCGCTCAACCACCAACATTCTCATCATCAACCTGGCCATGGCTGACCTTCTGTTCATCGTCTTCTGCGTCCCGTTCACCGGATGGGACTACACGCTAAACTACTGGCCCTTCGGCGACGTATGGTGTCGGGTGGTGCAGTACTTAGTCATCGTGTGCGCGTACGCCAGCATATACACCCTGGTACTCATGTCCCTAGACCGGTTCCTAGCCGTGGTCCACCCAATCACCTCCATGTCTGTCAGAACGGAGCGAAACGCGTACCTGGCCATCCTCTTCACCTGGGTGGTCATTCTGCTGGCCTGCATTCCGGCGCTCTTCTCCCACGGCATGATCGTTCTCAACGACAGTTTCTCCTCCTGCACGTTCCGAGTGGACCTGGGCTACAACATCGCGGCATTCCAGATATCCTTCTTCATGTCCTCCTTCGTGATTCCGCTGGCGCTCATCTTCATACTGTACGTGCTGATGCTCAAGAGACTGTGGTTCGGGGCCGCGCCCGGTGGCAGGGTCAGCGCGGAGAGCGTGCGATCCAAGAAACGGGTCACCCGACTCGTCGTGGTGGTCGTCGTGGTGTTCGCCGTTTGCTGGTGTCCAGTGCAG GTTGTCCTGGTGCTGAAGAGTGTCGACATCTACGGACTGCCGATGAACCCTCCGCGCATAGTGGTGCAGATCGCCTCGCAGATACTGGCCTACACGAACTCTTGCGTCAACCCATTCCTCTACGCCTTCCTGTCGGACAACTTCCGCAAGAGCTTCCGGAAAGTGATCTTCTGCTATCGGAAGACGCAGGCGGCCGTCGGCTCCTGCCCGACCAGAACGCGAGGAGAGGAGATCGACTTCGCCGAGCGGGAGACGCTCGCCAACCCGGCCAACAAGGCTCCCAAAATCATGAACGACATCCTGTAA